The DNA segment GGTTTGCAATTGAAGCAGCTCTGTCTGCAGTTTTTTCTAATCTTCTTAAACTACTTAAAACATCAAAATAGTCTTTTGAAAGTTCAATTTTTTTAGCAATTAGTTTTAAAGTGTTTTTCTCAATGATTGCATATAAATCATCGGTTTTACTCTCTTCAACACTTACCTTTTGGAAACCAGTTTCAATAACTTTTTCATCTGTCTCTTTAATAAGTTGCATTGCAGTCTCTAAAGCTTGATTTGATGCTTTAAGCAAAGGAATTGCATACTCCAAAATAGCGTGTTTATCTAAATCATCAACAAATGATTTTTTAAAAGTTTTAACAAAAGCTTTAGAGTTTGCTCCTGCTCTTAAAAGCTCATTTGTAATTTTTAAAAATGATACCATTTCCCTTAAATCTCTTGCCTCAGGAGAGTATAGAGCTAGAGTTTTAACTATTAAATTATCAAC comes from the Halarcobacter ebronensis genome and includes:
- a CDS encoding phosphate signaling complex PhoU family protein, producing the protein MLKPYEENVQKIKDEIYSIGQEVVHANKISLAALKENDLTMLKDINLSIKSLSTKSNEVDNLIVKTLALYSPEARDLREMVSFLKITNELLRAGANSKAFVKTFKKSFVDDLDKHAILEYAIPLLKASNQALETAMQLIKETDEKVIETGFQKVSVEESKTDDLYAIIEKNTLKLIAKKIELSKDYFDVLSSLRRLEKTADRAASIANLLLFAHAGGVIEQAK